The following are from one region of the Rhipicephalus microplus isolate Deutch F79 chromosome 1, USDA_Rmic, whole genome shotgun sequence genome:
- the aos gene encoding protein argos: protein MRLLPLTDRDQAEALGSSRTAPATTLVLLAALLAAPPALSSGARVERLFYQSGNSESELPECGPRAVCNRVDTYGTPWVERQCRCPGGQSCPRSLDAHDGHTVRDKWRLLKLCEPVDDLPRCRYFRDAAWTVQASPSNGTMQQTVHCLCPRGSVAYIFKHRQPQLKGSNPQAAPSVLRYAFACSPLSRLRCQRKEPCRLFTVRKRPDVEEVNASTLCQCPRGWHCPGKHTEAVPGPRYDRVRTYSAYCTAPDH, encoded by the exons ATGAGACTGCTGCCGCTGACGGACCGGGATCAGGCCGAAGCGCTGGGCTCGTCGAGGACGGCTCCCGCCACCACGCTGGTCCTGCTGGCCGCGCTGCTCGCTGCGCCGCCCGCGCTGAGCAGTGGGGCCCGCGTCGAGAGACTCTTCTACCAGAGCGGG AACTCGGAGTCCGAGCTTCCCGAGTGCGGTCCACGCGCCGTGTGCAACCGCGTGGACACTTACGGCACCCCGTGGGTGGAGCGCCAGTGCCGCTGCCCGGGAGGCCAGAGCTGCCCGCGCAGCCTGGACGCCCACGACGGCCACACGGTGCGCGACAAGTGGCGCCTGCTCAAGCTGTGCGAGCCCGTGGACGACCTGCCCCGCTGCCGGTACTTCAGGGACGCCGCCTGGACCGTGCAG gcatcTCCGTCAAACGGCACAATGCAGCAGACGGTGCATTGTCTGTGCCCACGTGGCTCGGTGGCCTACATCTTCAAGCACCGGCAGCCGCAGTTGAAAGGCTCCAATCCGCAGGCTGCACCATCCGTCCTACGCTACGCCTTCGCCTGCTCGCCACTCAGC AGGCTTCGTTGTCAACGGAAGGAGCCCTGCCGCCTGTTCACGGTGCGCAAGAGGCCCGACGTGGAAGAGGTCAACGCCAGCACGCTCTGCCAATGTCCCCGGGGATGGCACTGCCCTGGCAAGCACACCGAGGCCGTGCCAGGACCACGCTACGATCGGGTCCGGACGTACTCGGCATACTGCACAGCGCCAGACCACTGA